One stretch of Saccharopolyspora erythraea DNA includes these proteins:
- the hisD gene encoding histidinol dehydrogenase, with the protein MSLALKTPDARSAAAATSLPDVQEKVESIIADIRTRGDQAVREYSARFDRWEPESFRLSSEQIAEIVARVPEQVIADIEFVQRQVRTFAEHQLASMREFEVETLPGVHLGQKHIPIAAAGAYVPGGRYPLLASAHMTILTAKAAGVPRVVACTPPIRGEIPDATVAAMHLAGADEIHLLGGVQAVVSMALGTESMESVDMLAGPGNAFVAEAKRQLFGEVGIDLFAGPTEVLVVADETADPFVTAVDLLSQAEHGPDSPAVLITTSQALGRQVINEIDELLLEMPTRDNAEPAWRDHGEVHVVADLDEAYALADTYASEHVQILTANPREALEKMRNYGALFLGEGTCVSYGDKVIGTNHVLPTRGAARYTGGLWVGKYLKTVTYQEVTDQAASARLGEVCGRAARVELFEGHARSGDVRAAKYADAPLPWAPGAVARS; encoded by the coding sequence ATGTCTCTCGCCCTGAAAACCCCGGACGCCCGCTCCGCGGCCGCCGCGACCTCGCTTCCCGACGTGCAGGAGAAGGTCGAGTCGATCATCGCCGACATCCGGACCCGCGGTGACCAGGCGGTCCGCGAGTACTCGGCCCGCTTCGACCGCTGGGAGCCGGAGTCGTTCCGCCTCTCCTCCGAGCAGATCGCCGAGATCGTCGCGCGGGTGCCCGAGCAGGTCATCGCCGACATCGAGTTCGTCCAGCGGCAGGTGCGCACCTTCGCCGAGCACCAGCTCGCCTCGATGCGGGAGTTCGAGGTGGAGACCCTGCCCGGGGTCCACCTGGGCCAGAAGCACATCCCGATCGCCGCGGCCGGCGCCTACGTGCCCGGCGGCCGCTACCCGCTGCTGGCCTCGGCGCACATGACGATCCTGACGGCCAAGGCCGCGGGCGTGCCGCGGGTGGTCGCCTGCACGCCGCCGATCCGCGGCGAGATCCCCGACGCCACGGTCGCCGCCATGCACCTGGCCGGTGCCGACGAGATCCACCTGCTCGGCGGCGTGCAGGCGGTGGTGAGCATGGCGCTGGGCACCGAGAGCATGGAGTCGGTGGACATGCTGGCCGGCCCCGGCAACGCCTTCGTGGCCGAGGCCAAGCGCCAGCTCTTCGGCGAGGTCGGCATCGACCTGTTCGCGGGCCCGACCGAGGTGCTCGTCGTCGCCGACGAGACCGCCGACCCGTTCGTCACGGCCGTCGACCTGCTCAGCCAGGCCGAGCACGGCCCCGACTCGCCCGCGGTGCTGATCACCACCTCGCAGGCCCTCGGCAGGCAGGTCATCAACGAGATCGACGAGCTGCTGCTCGAGATGCCCACGCGCGACAACGCCGAACCCGCGTGGCGCGACCACGGCGAGGTCCACGTCGTCGCCGACCTCGACGAGGCCTACGCGCTGGCCGACACCTACGCCAGCGAGCACGTGCAGATCCTCACCGCGAACCCGCGCGAGGCGCTGGAGAAGATGCGCAACTACGGTGCGCTGTTCCTCGGCGAGGGCACGTGCGTTTCCTACGGGGACAAGGTGATCGGCACCAACCACGTGCTGCCCACCCGCGGAGCGGCCCGCTACACCGGCGGGCTGTGGGTCGGCAAGTACCTCAAGACCGTCACCTACCAGGAGGTCACCGACCAGGCCGCCAGCGCCCGGCTCGGCGAGGTGTGCGGTCGCGCCGCGCGCGTGGAGCTGTTCGAGGGCCACGCCCGCTCCGGCGACGTCCGCGCCGCCAAGTACGCCGACGCGCCGCTGCCCTGGGCGCCCGGCGCCGTCGCCCGCTCCTGA
- a CDS encoding LacI family DNA-binding transcriptional regulator, with protein sequence MVTSRDVAQLAGVSQMTVSRVLQGSTKVAAATRERVLAAMKEAGYRPHAAARTMRTRRTGTVGVVVADITNPFYPQLLEAVGQALGEAGQRMVLWNAPDFGGSSALAALDDGTVDGLIFTTVTEGSAELAEALRRGDPVVLLHRGLDSLECDQVTTDNVAGGRAVADYLVAGGHTRIGFLRGPELPSTARHREQGFRERLAELRHPLAEALTRQGGFAHDVSRRAMRDLLSQEEPPTAVFCANDLTALGAVDGAVSLGRRVPQDVWVVGYDDIAMTAWDSYDLTTVRQPIADMARAAVGLLLERVEDRSLPPRRQTFPSELTIRGSTARTAWPGE encoded by the coding sequence GTGGTCACCAGCCGGGACGTAGCCCAACTCGCCGGCGTCTCCCAGATGACGGTGTCACGAGTCCTGCAGGGCAGCACCAAGGTCGCCGCGGCGACCAGGGAGCGCGTGCTGGCCGCGATGAAGGAGGCCGGCTACCGGCCGCACGCCGCGGCGCGCACGATGCGGACCCGGCGCACCGGCACGGTCGGCGTCGTGGTCGCCGACATCACCAACCCCTTCTACCCGCAGCTGCTCGAGGCGGTCGGGCAGGCGCTGGGCGAGGCCGGGCAGCGGATGGTCCTGTGGAACGCCCCCGACTTCGGCGGGTCCAGCGCGCTGGCGGCGCTGGACGACGGCACGGTCGACGGCCTGATCTTCACGACCGTCACCGAGGGCTCGGCCGAGCTCGCCGAGGCGCTGCGGCGCGGCGACCCGGTGGTGTTGCTGCACCGCGGCCTGGACTCGCTGGAATGCGACCAGGTCACCACCGACAACGTCGCGGGCGGCCGCGCGGTCGCCGACTACCTGGTGGCGGGCGGGCACACCCGGATCGGCTTCCTGCGTGGCCCCGAGCTGCCGAGCACGGCGCGCCACCGCGAGCAGGGCTTCCGCGAGCGGCTGGCCGAACTCCGACATCCGCTGGCCGAGGCGCTGACCAGGCAGGGCGGCTTCGCCCACGACGTGTCGCGGAGGGCGATGCGCGACCTGCTCTCGCAGGAGGAGCCGCCCACCGCGGTGTTCTGCGCCAACGACCTCACCGCGCTGGGCGCGGTGGACGGCGCGGTGTCACTCGGACGCCGCGTCCCGCAGGACGTGTGGGTGGTCGGCTACGACGACATCGCCATGACGGCGTGGGACTCCTACGACCTGACCACCGTCCGCCAGCCCATCGCCGACATGGCGCGCGCCGCGGTCGGGCTGCTGCTCGAACGCGTCGAGGACCGTTCGCTGCCGCCTCGCAGGCAGACGTTCCCCAGCGAGCTCACCATCCGGGGGTCGACAGCCCGCACCGCATGGCCGGGAGAATGA
- a CDS encoding DUF2795 domain-containing protein, with product MSTDRSTLEATLSAADFPASKEQIVDYAAGNGADEETLRALRALPLADYGNVEEVIRSAPLDKGIEEGQSSSDKAQQARQHTKDGLAEHETEVPSNPIVEELGENRGS from the coding sequence ATGAGCACGGATCGTTCGACGCTGGAGGCGACCCTCTCGGCTGCGGACTTCCCTGCGAGCAAGGAGCAGATCGTCGACTACGCCGCCGGCAACGGCGCCGACGAGGAGACGTTGCGCGCGCTGCGAGCGCTGCCGCTCGCCGACTACGGCAACGTCGAGGAGGTCATCCGCTCGGCTCCCCTGGACAAGGGGATCGAAGAGGGGCAGTCCAGCTCGGACAAGGCCCAGCAGGCGCGGCAGCACACCAAGGACGGTCTCGCCGAGCACGAGACCGAGGTGCCGAGCAACCCGATCGTCGAAGAGCTGGGCGAGAACCGCGGGAGCTGA